One genomic window of Hyphomicrobiales bacterium includes the following:
- a CDS encoding sterol desaturase family protein, translating to MTAETMIRFGAFLGVFLVMAVWEVLAHRRELTQHKGLRWFNNLGILLIDILVQRFTLGAAAVAMAIHAEQSGWGLFALVDWPYWLEFAIAFLILDFAIYLQHVMSHALPVFWRLHRVHHADLDFDCTTALRFHPIEILLSMLYKVAIVAALGCDAYVVIAFEVVLNGSAIFNHANVAMPQAIDRTLRAVVVTPDMHRVHHSVIVRETNSNYGFFLSIWDRLCGTYTPQPSKGHTGMTIGLHEFRDQSKLNLHDMLLLPFRKGISNYSIRPEATAARLEEENSARDGNQA from the coding sequence ATGACAGCAGAGACGATGATCCGCTTCGGCGCCTTTCTCGGTGTGTTCCTCGTCATGGCGGTCTGGGAGGTACTCGCACACCGGCGCGAGTTGACACAGCACAAGGGACTGCGCTGGTTCAACAACCTCGGCATCCTGCTAATCGACATCCTGGTGCAGCGCTTCACGCTCGGGGCGGCCGCCGTCGCCATGGCGATCCACGCCGAGCAGAGCGGCTGGGGTCTTTTCGCGCTCGTCGACTGGCCCTATTGGCTCGAGTTCGCGATTGCCTTCCTCATCCTCGATTTTGCCATCTACCTGCAGCACGTGATGTCGCACGCCCTGCCGGTGTTCTGGCGCCTGCATCGCGTACACCACGCCGACCTCGACTTCGACTGCACCACGGCGCTGCGCTTCCATCCGATCGAAATTCTGCTCTCGATGCTCTACAAGGTGGCGATCGTCGCCGCGCTCGGTTGCGACGCCTACGTCGTCATCGCGTTCGAGGTGGTGCTGAACGGCTCGGCGATTTTCAACCACGCCAATGTCGCGATGCCGCAGGCGATCGACAGGACGCTTCGCGCGGTCGTCGTCACGCCCGACATGCACCGCGTGCATCACTCGGTGATCGTCAGAGAGACCAATTCGAACTACGGATTTTTTCTCTCGATCTGGGACCGCCTCTGCGGCACCTACACGCCGCAGCCGAGCAAGGGCCACACCGGCATGACCATCGGGCTTCACGAGTTCCGCGACCAGTCCAAGCTCAATCTGCACGACATGTTGCTGTTGCCCTTCCGCAAGGGCATCAGCAACTACAGCATCCGGCCGGAGGCGACCGCCGCGCGCCTCGAGGAGGAGAACTCGGCACGCGATGGGAACCAGGCCTGA
- a CDS encoding peptide ABC transporter substrate-binding protein encodes MTDKKNLDWMKKEAGKGRMNRREFVQLAIAAGVTATAAETMFSTAARAEPKKGGHFVNALTGGGTKDVLDPAQTLDSYMINVSSGQLRNNLIEIGPDGQLTAELAESWEGSDNAATWAFKIRKGVEFHNGRTMTPNDVVASFNHHRGENTKSAASGLTKQIKDVKADGDMVIFTLEGGNADWPAITSDYHLTICPANDDGSMDWQSGVGTGGYALENFDPGVSTKVRRNPNYWKEGRAWFDSIDNLFIADSGARSNALITGSIHSMSNLDLKTVHLLQRDQNVQVVPTYGNKHATLPMHCDTAPFDNNDVRLAIKYSIKRDELVAKILRGQGEVGNDSPVGPANIYRATAEEMPQRPYDPDKAKFHLKKAGMDSLKVQLHIADTAFEGGIDAATLIAESAKASGIEIEVVREADDSYWDNVWLKKPWCGSYWGGRPTEDWIFSQIYSKGADWNESKWDNARFNELLLQARSELDTAKRREMYVEMQKLCNEDGGAIIPMFMAYTHAISKKVGLPAQLANNWELDGHKNGERWWFV; translated from the coding sequence ATGACGGACAAGAAGAATTTGGACTGGATGAAGAAGGAAGCGGGCAAAGGCCGCATGAACCGGCGTGAGTTCGTGCAGCTCGCGATCGCTGCCGGTGTCACCGCGACCGCCGCAGAAACGATGTTCTCGACCGCCGCGCGCGCCGAGCCCAAGAAGGGCGGGCACTTCGTCAACGCGCTGACCGGCGGCGGGACCAAGGACGTGCTCGACCCGGCCCAGACGCTCGACAGCTACATGATCAACGTCAGCTCGGGTCAGCTGCGGAACAACCTGATCGAGATCGGACCGGACGGCCAGCTCACCGCCGAACTCGCCGAGAGCTGGGAAGGCTCCGACAACGCCGCCACGTGGGCCTTCAAGATTCGCAAGGGCGTTGAGTTCCACAACGGCCGGACGATGACGCCGAACGACGTCGTCGCCTCCTTCAATCACCACCGTGGTGAGAACACGAAGTCCGCCGCCTCCGGCCTCACCAAGCAGATCAAGGACGTCAAGGCCGACGGCGACATGGTGATCTTCACGCTGGAAGGCGGCAACGCCGACTGGCCGGCGATCACCTCCGACTACCACTTGACGATCTGCCCGGCCAACGACGACGGCAGCATGGATTGGCAGTCGGGCGTCGGCACCGGCGGCTACGCGCTGGAGAATTTCGATCCCGGCGTCAGCACCAAGGTGCGCCGCAACCCGAACTATTGGAAAGAGGGCCGCGCTTGGTTCGACTCGATCGACAACCTCTTCATCGCCGATTCGGGTGCCCGCTCGAACGCGCTGATCACGGGCTCGATCCACTCGATGTCGAACCTCGACCTCAAGACCGTGCACCTCCTCCAGCGTGACCAGAACGTGCAGGTCGTGCCGACCTACGGCAACAAGCACGCCACGCTGCCGATGCACTGCGATACCGCGCCGTTCGACAACAACGACGTGCGACTGGCGATCAAGTACAGCATCAAGCGTGACGAACTCGTCGCCAAGATCCTGCGCGGCCAGGGCGAGGTCGGCAACGATTCGCCGGTCGGCCCCGCCAACATCTACCGGGCAACCGCGGAAGAGATGCCGCAGCGGCCCTACGACCCCGACAAGGCCAAGTTCCACCTCAAGAAGGCTGGGATGGATAGCCTCAAGGTGCAGCTCCACATCGCCGACACCGCCTTCGAGGGTGGCATCGACGCCGCGACGCTCATCGCCGAATCGGCCAAGGCCTCCGGCATCGAGATCGAGGTCGTGCGCGAGGCCGACGACAGCTACTGGGACAACGTGTGGCTGAAGAAGCCCTGGTGCGGCAGCTACTGGGGTGGCCGTCCGACCGAGGACTGGATCTTCTCGCAGATCTATTCCAAGGGCGCGGACTGGAACGAGTCGAAGTGGGACAACGCGCGCTTCAACGAGTTGCTCCTGCAGGCGCGCAGCGAACTCGACACCGCCAAGCGTCGCGAGATGTACGTCGAGATGCAGAAGCTCTGCAACGAGGACGGCGGCGCCATCATCCCGATGTTCATGGCCTACACGCACGCCATCAGCAAGAAGGTCGGTCTTCCGGCACAGCTCGCCAACAACTGGGAGCTCGACGGCCACAAGAACGGCGAGCGTTGGTGGTTCGTCTGA
- a CDS encoding sulfurtransferase translates to MVSAAQARILIAAGALVLDARDRLAQWWKPLPGAVSVAWDDFSRSSERAGLGLLADDATLTEAFRALGVSAARPVVVVGDALSGWGEDGRIVWTLRSRGHERAVLVDGGYGALAAGGPFPITAPVATGDWTARTDPSLEATADEVRDALARPDVVVIDTREPREFAGATPYGEARGGHVPGARHLHFKDVLGADGRLLAPEALRGKLAALGVTPDKEVIAYCTGGVRSGYFTSVLQTLGIRAQNYAGSMWEWSAGPVQSYPLVK, encoded by the coding sequence ATCGTCAGCGCCGCGCAAGCCCGCATTCTGATCGCAGCCGGCGCCCTCGTGCTCGATGCTCGCGACCGGCTCGCCCAATGGTGGAAACCCCTGCCCGGCGCGGTCTCCGTCGCCTGGGACGATTTTTCGCGGTCCAGCGAGCGGGCGGGCCTTGGATTGCTGGCCGACGATGCGACCCTCACCGAGGCCTTCCGTGCGCTCGGCGTCAGCGCGGCACGGCCAGTCGTCGTCGTCGGGGATGCCCTTTCGGGCTGGGGCGAGGACGGGCGCATCGTCTGGACGCTCCGAAGCCGGGGGCACGAGCGCGCCGTTCTCGTCGATGGCGGCTACGGCGCCCTCGCGGCCGGCGGCCCCTTCCCGATCACGGCGCCGGTCGCAACCGGCGACTGGACCGCACGCACCGACCCATCCCTCGAGGCAACTGCCGACGAAGTGCGCGACGCGCTCGCCCGCCCGGACGTGGTCGTGATCGATACCCGCGAGCCGCGTGAATTCGCCGGTGCAACGCCCTATGGCGAAGCGCGCGGCGGCCATGTTCCCGGCGCCCGCCACCTTCACTTCAAGGACGTTCTCGGAGCAGACGGCCGTCTCCTTGCGCCCGAGGCGCTACGCGGGAAACTGGCCGCATTGGGGGTGACGCCGGACAAGGAGGTCATCGCCTATTGCACCGGCGGCGTTCGCTCGGGATACTTCACCTCCGTGCTCCAGACGTTGGGAATCCGGGCGCAGAACTATGCCGGTTCCATGTGGGAATGGTCCGCCGGCCCGGTCCAATCCTATCCGCTGGTGAAATAG
- a CDS encoding ATP-binding cassette domain-containing protein translates to MRGLMIEGQSDDRWIEIVRGVDVTVERGRVLGLIGESGAGKSTIGIAAMGYARAGCRFTGGRIMFDGVDLRTLGESELDRLRGSRIAYVAQSAAAAFNPAYRLIDQIVETALAHGVMNRSEAEARAVELFTKLKLPDPQRIGQRYPHQVSGGQLQRAMTAMALAPRPDLVIFDEPTTALDVTTQIDVLAAIKEAIEDEGVAAIYITHDLAVVAQIADDIMVLRHGLMVEQGPTDEIITRPKQDYTRDLVAIRQFSKPTAETAAPAPLLAVENVTAAYGNQLTVLDGVSVSVEPGETLAVVGESGSGKSTMARVITGLLPPKSGRIVFAGEALPPALKQRTREHLRDLQMIYQMPDVAVNPRHTVREIIGRPLEFYFGLAGAARERRIVELLDQIEMGRRFIGRYPGELSGGQKQRVCIARALAANPRLIICDEPTSALDPLVADGILKLLVGLQKETHVSYVFITHDIATVRAIADSVCVLYKGRVVRFGRKADVLSPPFDDYTDLLLKSVPEMRTGWLENVLQTRRMESAGN, encoded by the coding sequence ATGCGCGGCCTGATGATCGAGGGTCAGTCCGACGATCGCTGGATCGAGATCGTGCGCGGCGTCGATGTCACCGTCGAGCGCGGCCGCGTGCTCGGCCTCATCGGAGAATCCGGGGCTGGAAAATCGACCATCGGCATCGCCGCGATGGGCTATGCGCGGGCCGGCTGCCGGTTCACCGGTGGGCGCATCATGTTCGACGGCGTCGATCTGCGCACGCTCGGCGAGAGCGAACTCGACCGCTTGCGCGGCAGCCGCATCGCCTATGTCGCTCAGTCCGCCGCGGCGGCATTCAACCCGGCCTACCGCCTGATCGACCAGATCGTCGAAACGGCCCTCGCCCATGGTGTGATGAACCGCAGCGAGGCCGAGGCGCGGGCCGTCGAGCTCTTCACCAAGCTGAAGCTCCCCGACCCTCAGCGCATCGGGCAACGCTATCCCCATCAGGTCTCGGGCGGCCAGCTCCAGCGCGCCATGACCGCGATGGCGCTGGCGCCCCGCCCCGACCTCGTGATCTTCGACGAGCCGACCACCGCTCTCGACGTGACCACGCAAATCGACGTCCTGGCCGCCATCAAGGAGGCGATCGAGGACGAGGGGGTGGCGGCGATCTACATCACCCACGATCTCGCCGTCGTCGCCCAGATCGCCGACGACATCATGGTCCTGCGCCATGGCCTGATGGTCGAGCAGGGGCCGACCGACGAGATCATCACGCGCCCGAAGCAGGACTACACCCGCGATCTCGTCGCCATCCGCCAATTCTCCAAGCCGACCGCCGAGACCGCCGCCCCGGCACCGCTGCTCGCCGTCGAGAACGTGACGGCCGCCTACGGCAACCAGCTCACGGTGCTCGATGGTGTTTCGGTCAGCGTCGAGCCCGGTGAGACGCTCGCCGTGGTCGGCGAGTCCGGCTCCGGCAAATCGACCATGGCGCGTGTGATCACGGGTCTGCTGCCGCCGAAGTCCGGGCGCATCGTCTTTGCGGGTGAGGCCCTGCCGCCAGCGCTCAAACAGCGCACGCGAGAGCACCTGCGCGACCTGCAGATGATCTACCAGATGCCCGACGTGGCGGTTAATCCACGCCATACCGTGCGAGAGATCATCGGGCGACCGCTGGAGTTCTATTTCGGCCTCGCCGGCGCCGCACGCGAACGCCGCATCGTCGAATTGCTCGACCAGATCGAGATGGGCAGACGCTTCATCGGCCGCTACCCGGGCGAACTGTCGGGCGGGCAGAAGCAGCGCGTGTGCATTGCTCGGGCCCTCGCCGCCAACCCCCGCCTCATCATCTGCGACGAACCGACCTCCGCGCTCGACCCGCTCGTTGCCGACGGCATCCTGAAGCTGCTGGTCGGCCTGCAGAAGGAGACGCACGTCTCGTACGTCTTCATCACACATGACATTGCGACGGTCCGCGCGATAGCCGACAGTGTCTGTGTCCTCTACAAGGGGCGCGTGGTCCGCTTTGGTCGCAAGGCCGACGTCCTGTCGCCACCATTCGACGACTATACGGACCTGTTGCTGAAATCGGTCCCCGAAATGCGGACCGGCTGGCTGGAGAATGTTCTCCAGACACGCAGGATGGAAAGCGCGGGCAACTGA
- a CDS encoding iron chelate uptake ABC transporter family permease subunit has product MSVATERRRSAPGAVMACLVFAVLVAVFAGLTAGAYPLSLQSYGRALEALVSGETELTSDERVLLLVRGPRVLAGLLVGAALAAAGVVYQGLFRNPLVSPDVLGVSAGAGLGAVVAIFLSLPLAMIQLFAFAGGIATVAVVTFIAAAVQGRDPTLVLVLAGVVVGALAGAVISLLKVLADPYDQLPAITFWLLGSLASVRAGDLAATLLPVLLGLLPLVLLRWRIDILSLGDEEARALGLEAGRLRIIVIAAATLVTAGVVAIAGVIGWIGLVIPHMARMLVGPSFERLLPAAMLLGAAYLVVVDTLARTLSAIEIPLGILTAVLGAPFFLWLLWRGRHGWS; this is encoded by the coding sequence ATGAGCGTTGCGACGGAGCGTCGGCGCTCCGCACCAGGAGCGGTCATGGCTTGCCTCGTGTTCGCGGTGCTCGTTGCCGTGTTCGCGGGGCTGACAGCCGGAGCCTACCCGCTTTCCCTGCAAAGCTATGGGCGAGCCCTCGAGGCACTCGTGAGCGGGGAAACCGAGCTCACCAGTGACGAGCGCGTGTTGCTCCTGGTACGCGGCCCGCGCGTGCTCGCCGGCTTGCTCGTCGGAGCGGCCCTCGCGGCGGCCGGGGTCGTCTACCAGGGACTGTTCCGCAATCCGCTCGTCTCACCCGATGTGCTCGGCGTCTCAGCGGGGGCAGGGCTCGGTGCGGTCGTTGCGATTTTCCTCTCCCTTCCGCTCGCCATGATCCAGTTGTTCGCCTTCGCAGGGGGAATCGCAACGGTCGCGGTCGTCACGTTCATCGCGGCCGCGGTCCAGGGGCGCGATCCCACGCTGGTGCTGGTGCTGGCAGGGGTGGTGGTCGGCGCCTTGGCTGGCGCGGTGATTTCGCTGCTCAAGGTGCTCGCTGACCCCTATGACCAGCTTCCGGCAATCACCTTCTGGTTGCTCGGCAGTCTCGCATCGGTTCGTGCTGGCGATCTTGCCGCGACCTTGCTGCCGGTGCTGCTCGGACTCTTGCCGCTCGTCCTCTTGCGCTGGCGGATCGATATTCTCTCCCTCGGCGACGAGGAGGCGCGTGCCCTCGGGCTCGAAGCCGGCCGGCTGCGGATCATCGTGATCGCGGCGGCAACGCTCGTGACCGCGGGCGTCGTTGCCATCGCCGGCGTGATCGGATGGATCGGCCTCGTCATTCCCCACATGGCGCGTATGCTGGTCGGCCCGAGCTTCGAGCGCCTGCTGCCGGCGGCCATGCTGCTCGGGGCGGCCTATCTCGTCGTCGTCGACACGCTGGCGCGAACGCTTTCGGCGATCGAGATCCCGCTCGGAATTCTGACGGCTGTGCTCGGGGCGCCCTTTTTCCTCTGGCTGCTCTGGCGTGGCCGGCACGGGTGGTCGTGA
- a CDS encoding ABC transporter substrate-binding protein has protein sequence MAPGALAARDVIDSAGRSVRLPDRVTRVFAAGGPAAIVVYVLRPDALIGWPRAMRAEERPYVLESARNLPEVGMLTGRGGSANIEVVLRTKPDLIVDFGSVRPTFVSLAEAVQEHTGIAYVLVDGRFDATPTALRTLGDMLGASERGETLARYTEALFARVDQAVASVAESDRPRVYLARGPDGLETGLKGSINTEIIERAGGRNVADAEGQRRGIARVSPEQILVWNPDVIVTWDRRFHELVRSGRDPIWQGVEAVRRGRIHLAPTAPFGWIDRPPSVNRLMGLAWLAGLFLGERFAFDIEVATREFYRLFYQVELSEGALATLIAWADGKPPALRQ, from the coding sequence ATGGCCCCTGGGGCGCTGGCGGCCCGCGACGTCATCGATTCCGCCGGGCGGAGTGTGCGCTTGCCCGACCGTGTCACGCGCGTCTTCGCGGCCGGCGGGCCGGCGGCGATCGTGGTCTACGTGTTACGGCCCGATGCGCTCATCGGCTGGCCGCGGGCCATGCGTGCGGAGGAAAGACCCTACGTCCTCGAATCGGCCCGCAACCTGCCGGAGGTCGGGATGCTGACCGGGCGGGGGGGATCGGCCAACATCGAGGTGGTGCTGCGCACGAAGCCCGATCTCATCGTCGATTTCGGGTCGGTGCGCCCGACATTCGTCTCTCTGGCCGAGGCGGTGCAGGAGCACACGGGTATCGCCTACGTCCTCGTCGATGGCCGCTTCGATGCAACGCCTACCGCCCTGCGCACGCTCGGCGACATGCTGGGGGCGAGCGAGCGGGGCGAGACCCTGGCGCGCTACACCGAGGCGCTCTTTGCGCGGGTTGATCAGGCCGTTGCCTCGGTGGCCGAAAGTGACCGGCCGCGCGTCTATCTGGCGCGCGGGCCGGATGGCCTCGAGACCGGGCTCAAGGGCTCCATCAACACCGAGATCATCGAGCGCGCGGGTGGGCGCAACGTCGCCGACGCCGAGGGCCAGCGCCGCGGCATCGCCCGAGTCTCGCCCGAGCAGATCCTGGTTTGGAACCCGGATGTCATCGTCACCTGGGATCGGCGCTTCCACGAGTTGGTGCGTTCGGGCCGCGATCCGATCTGGCAAGGCGTCGAGGCCGTCCGCCGCGGCCGCATCCACCTCGCCCCGACGGCGCCCTTCGGTTGGATCGATCGACCACCCTCGGTCAACCGTCTCATGGGGCTCGCCTGGTTGGCAGGGCTCTTTCTCGGTGAGCGCTTCGCCTTCGATATCGAGGTGGCGACGCGCGAATTCTACCGCCTCTTCTATCAGGTGGAATTGAGCGAAGGGGCGCTCGCCACGCTGATTGCTTGGGCGGACGGCAAGCCGCCGGCTTTGCGGCAATGA
- a CDS encoding ATP-binding cassette domain-containing protein, with amino-acid sequence MQLEARDLEFGYPERSVGRLEQFACGSGEVVCLLGPNGCGKTTLFKTLLGLLPALSGTVSLGGELLPALARRTIARRIAYVPQAGSVPFAYAVRDVVLMGRVAHRGLISGPSAGDHETVARALADLGIADLGDRDVPRLSGGQRQLVMIARAVAQDAPLIVLDEPTASLDFGNQATVLGEVRGLAERGVGVLLSTHDPDQAFAIATRVVLMQDGRIVASGAPDEVLTVENLLAVYGVRVTVETLSTGQRVCAPEFESHSERRRDGRRE; translated from the coding sequence ATGCAACTCGAGGCGCGCGATCTCGAATTCGGTTATCCAGAGCGTTCCGTCGGTCGGCTCGAGCAGTTCGCCTGCGGTTCGGGAGAAGTGGTCTGCCTGCTCGGGCCGAACGGTTGCGGCAAGACGACGCTCTTCAAGACTCTACTCGGTCTTTTACCGGCGCTTTCCGGGACGGTCTCGCTCGGGGGGGAACTGTTGCCCGCCTTGGCCCGGCGCACGATCGCGAGGCGCATCGCGTATGTGCCGCAGGCCGGCTCCGTTCCCTTCGCCTATGCGGTTCGCGACGTCGTTCTCATGGGGCGCGTCGCACATCGGGGCCTCATTTCGGGACCGAGCGCGGGCGATCACGAGACGGTGGCTCGTGCCCTTGCCGATCTCGGCATCGCCGATCTTGGCGATCGCGATGTCCCGCGCCTTTCGGGTGGTCAGCGCCAGCTCGTCATGATCGCGCGCGCGGTCGCTCAGGACGCTCCCCTGATCGTCCTCGACGAGCCGACGGCGAGCCTCGACTTCGGAAACCAGGCGACGGTGCTGGGCGAGGTTCGGGGACTGGCCGAGCGCGGCGTCGGGGTCCTGCTCTCGACCCATGATCCCGATCAGGCCTTCGCCATCGCCACCCGAGTCGTTCTGATGCAGGACGGGCGGATCGTGGCGTCCGGAGCGCCCGACGAGGTCCTGACTGTAGAGAACCTGCTGGCGGTCTATGGCGTGCGCGTGACGGTCGAGACGCTTTCGACGGGTCAGCGCGTCTGCGCTCCCGAGTTCGAAAGCCATTCGGAGCGTCGGCGGGACGGCCGTCGGGAGTGA
- a CDS encoding FAD-binding protein codes for MSELVGELRARLPGAAVVTEASDIEAYCIDWRGRVSGRPVCVVLPSSTAEVAAVVSACAARGVAIHPQGGNTGLCYGAVPAGDRPSVVISLSRMTKIRALDRAGNSMICEAGTVLTKAHEAAASIGRQLPMHLGSEGSAQIGGLISTNAGGTGVLRYGPMRDLVLGLEVVLADGRVWNGLSMLRKDNTGYDLKHLFIGAEGTLGIVTAAALELFPAMKSRGDAWVAVATPADALTLLGRCQDAFDTRIQAFELLSRSEVNIALTNVPGNRIPFAEAPPWSVLIELGDPDGGATLTAMLEDVLSAAAEDGILLDAVIAQSDAQAQSFWRLRHTLSEANKRHGHHHAQDVSVPVAAVPEFLSRADAWLASRFPEAEPVVVSHLGDGNVHYMAMFTREDWARVPDPAAAVDELQTAIHDIAAGFGGSFSAEHGVGRKLVGELARLTDPVELDLLRTVKKSLDPQGIMNPGVIFPER; via the coding sequence ATGTCGGAGTTGGTCGGTGAGCTGCGGGCGAGGCTTCCCGGGGCGGCGGTGGTCACCGAGGCTTCGGATATCGAAGCCTATTGCATCGACTGGCGGGGCCGCGTTTCGGGACGGCCGGTGTGCGTCGTGCTTCCCTCCTCGACGGCTGAGGTCGCGGCAGTGGTTTCGGCCTGCGCGGCGCGCGGCGTCGCCATACATCCGCAGGGGGGAAATACCGGCCTCTGCTATGGCGCCGTGCCAGCCGGCGACCGGCCCAGCGTCGTCATCTCATTGTCCCGCATGACGAAAATCCGCGCCCTGGATCGGGCGGGGAATTCCATGATCTGCGAGGCGGGCACCGTTCTCACCAAGGCCCACGAGGCCGCCGCCAGCATCGGCCGGCAACTTCCGATGCACCTTGGCAGCGAGGGTTCGGCGCAGATCGGCGGCCTCATCTCCACCAATGCCGGCGGCACGGGCGTGCTGCGCTACGGTCCGATGCGCGATCTGGTGCTCGGGCTCGAGGTGGTGCTGGCGGATGGGCGGGTCTGGAACGGGCTTTCGATGCTGCGCAAGGACAACACGGGCTACGATCTCAAGCATCTCTTCATCGGCGCCGAGGGGACGCTCGGCATCGTCACCGCCGCTGCCCTCGAGCTGTTCCCCGCCATGAAGTCGCGCGGTGATGCCTGGGTGGCGGTTGCAACGCCCGCCGATGCACTTACCCTCCTCGGGCGCTGCCAGGATGCGTTCGACACCCGCATCCAGGCGTTCGAGCTGCTTTCGCGATCCGAGGTGAATATCGCGCTGACCAACGTTCCCGGCAACCGCATTCCCTTCGCCGAGGCGCCGCCCTGGTCGGTGCTGATCGAACTCGGTGATCCGGACGGCGGCGCGACGCTGACCGCCATGCTCGAGGACGTGCTCTCGGCAGCCGCCGAGGACGGTATCCTGCTCGATGCCGTGATCGCCCAGAGCGACGCCCAGGCGCAGTCCTTCTGGCGCCTCAGACACACCCTCTCGGAGGCCAACAAGCGCCACGGCCATCACCATGCTCAGGACGTTTCCGTGCCCGTCGCGGCGGTGCCGGAATTCCTCTCTCGGGCCGATGCCTGGCTCGCTTCCCGATTCCCCGAGGCCGAGCCGGTCGTCGTCTCGCACCTCGGAGACGGCAATGTCCACTACATGGCGATGTTCACGAGGGAGGATTGGGCGAGGGTCCCCGATCCGGCGGCGGCTGTCGATGAACTGCAAACCGCCATCCACGACATCGCCGCCGGTTTCGGCGGCAGCTTCAGCGCCGAGCACGGGGTCGGGCGCAAGCTGGTCGGCGAACTGGCGCGGCTCACCGATCCCGTCGAACTGGATCTGTTGCGGACCGTCAAGAAGAGCCTCGATCCGCAGGGCATCATGAACCCGGGCGTGATCTTTCCGGAGCGCTGA
- a CDS encoding TRAP transporter large permease subunit: MELPPLLVVIGLLVMLLFIGSPVIFAIGAAGLAYFLIAPGMIDQLPIFAHKFFTGMDVFIWLSIPLFVFSGEVMGAIGMTDRLVRFSRLLVGWLRGGHGYVNVVGSMMFGGVSGSALADISALGPIEIRLMKQAGYRADFSTALTVTSAIQGPIIPPSIPLIIFASLTNTSVAALYLGGVIPGLLIGIAQMVVVFIMTRVYGFPKNPIEGLTFAMALRIVIDATLAIMMPVIILGGILSGAFTPTEAAAVAVAYALMVGFLAYRTLTFARLWELLGKVARTSASIYLIVGFATVLGWVFAAERVPTAIQGLVDHYQLAPWMFLLAVNIFLLINGLFVSDSVQLLLFAPLFTPIAVTLGIDPVHFGVIMTVNVMIGLITPPYGLGLYLGSIVGGVPLGALVRATLPFLASAIAMLMLVTYVPETVLALPRYFGFL; encoded by the coding sequence GTGGAACTACCGCCGCTCCTGGTCGTGATCGGGCTCCTCGTGATGCTGCTCTTCATCGGCAGCCCCGTCATCTTCGCTATCGGAGCCGCCGGTCTCGCCTACTTCCTGATCGCGCCCGGGATGATCGACCAGCTCCCGATCTTCGCGCACAAGTTCTTCACCGGAATGGACGTCTTCATCTGGCTTTCCATCCCTCTCTTCGTCTTTTCCGGCGAGGTGATGGGGGCGATCGGGATGACCGACAGGCTGGTGCGCTTCTCGCGGCTGCTGGTCGGCTGGCTGCGCGGCGGGCACGGCTATGTGAACGTCGTCGGCAGCATGATGTTCGGCGGCGTCTCCGGCTCGGCCCTCGCCGACATCTCCGCGCTCGGTCCGATCGAGATCAGGCTGATGAAGCAGGCCGGCTACCGGGCCGATTTTTCGACCGCGCTCACCGTGACCTCGGCGATCCAGGGTCCGATCATTCCACCGAGCATTCCGCTCATCATCTTCGCCAGCCTGACGAATACGTCGGTCGCCGCTCTCTACCTCGGCGGCGTCATTCCGGGCTTGCTGATCGGCATTGCGCAGATGGTGGTTGTCTTCATCATGACGCGGGTCTACGGATTCCCGAAGAATCCGATCGAAGGGCTGACCTTTGCCATGGCCTTGCGGATCGTCATCGACGCCACGCTTGCCATCATGATGCCGGTGATCATCCTCGGCGGTATCCTGTCGGGTGCATTCACGCCGACCGAGGCCGCCGCAGTCGCGGTCGCCTATGCCCTCATGGTCGGCTTCCTCGCCTACCGCACCCTGACGTTCGCACGCCTCTGGGAACTCCTCGGCAAGGTCGCGCGCACCAGCGCCTCCATCTACCTCATCGTCGGGTTCGCGACGGTGCTCGGCTGGGTGTTCGCGGCCGAGCGCGTGCCGACGGCCATCCAGGGGCTCGTGGATCACTATCAACTGGCGCCGTGGATGTTCCTGCTCGCGGTGAATATCTTCCTGCTCATCAACGGGCTCTTCGTCAGCGATTCCGTTCAACTCCTCCTTTTTGCTCCGCTCTTCACGCCGATCGCGGTGACGCTCGGCATCGATCCGGTCCACTTCGGGGTCATCATGACGGTCAACGTGATGATCGGCCTCATAACGCCGCCCTACGGGCTCGGGCTCTATCTCGGTTCGATCGTCGGGGGGGTGCCGCTCGGGGCGCTGGTGCGCGCCACACTGCCTTTTCTCGCCTCCGCCATCGCCATGCTGATGCTCGTCACATACGTGCCGGAGACGGTACTCGCTCTGCCGCGCTATTTCGGTTTCCTATAG